From the genome of Nicotiana sylvestris chromosome 2, ASM39365v2, whole genome shotgun sequence, one region includes:
- the LOC104242599 gene encoding beta-glucuronosyltransferase GlcAT14B, which produces MKKLKTYYLHLRHPTTMERKWIFPLAIGSIVSLFLLFLTTLTSPDGTPLLPLYRYYSSYSAAANVFVESKLKPLPISAVPPPPRFAYLISGSAGDGNMTKRTLQALYHPNNQYVVHLDAESSPEERLDLRNYVTNHPIFNKFKNVRMITKANLVTYRGPTMVANTLHAAAILLKEGGEWDWFINLSASDYPLVTQDDLLHTFSYLPRDLNFIDHTSKIGWKEFQRAKPIIIDPGLYMTKKADVFWITQRRSVPTAFKLFTGSAWMALSRPFIDFCVWGWDNLPRTVLMYYANFISSPEGYFHTVVCNAQEFRNTTVNSDLHFISWDNPPKQHPHYLTLDDMQRMVDSNAPFARKFPREDPVLDKIDSELLFRGKGMLVPGGWCVGSRKNGTDPCSVTGNITVLRPTAGAKRLEKLIGSLLSNENFRSNQCI; this is translated from the exons ATGAAGAAGCTCAAAACCTATTATTTACACCTTAGACACCCAACAACAATGGAGCGGAAGTGGATCTTTCCACTTGCTATAGGCTCCATTGTTTCCCTTTTTCTCTTATTCCTCACAACCCTAACTTCACCGGACGGCACTCCTTTATTACCCCTTTACCGCTACTATTCTTCCTATTCAGCCGCCGCCAATGTCTTTGTCGAATCAAAGCTTAAACCTTTACCTATCTCCGCCGTTCCTCCGCCGCCGCGTTTTGCGTATTTAATCTCCGGCTCCGCTGGCGACGGCAACATGACGAAGCGAACCCTTCAAGCTCTGTACCACCCGAATAACCAGTACGTTGTGCATCTCGATGCTGAGTCTTCACCCGAGGAGCGGCTCGATCTGCGTAATTATGTGACTAATCACCCGATTTTTAACAAATTTAAGAATGTGCGGATGATTACTAAAGCTAATCTGGTTACTTACCGGGGCCCCACTATGGTTGCGAATACCCTTCACGCTGCTGCCATTTTGCTTAAGGAAGGTGGTGAATGGGATTGGTTCATTAACCTCAGTGCTTCTGATTACCCACTTGTTACTCAAGATG ATCTGCTTCATACATTTTCGTATTTGCCCCGGGATCTTAACTTCATTGATCACACAAGTAAAATTGGCTGGAAGGA GTTTCAAAGGGCAAAGCCGATTATTATTGATCCGGGATTGTACATGACTAAAAAGGCAGATGTTTTCTGGATTACACAGAGAAGAAGTGTGCCAACAGCTTTTAAGCTTTTTACTG GGTCTGCTTGGATGGCCCTTTCTCGCCCTTTCATTGATTTCTGCGTATGGGGATGGGACAACTTGCCCCGGACCGTTCTTATGTACTATGCAAATTTCATCTCTTCTCCAGAAGGCTATTTCCATACTGTCGTTTGTAATGCTCAGGAGTTCCGCAACACTACAGTAAACAGTGATCTTCATTTTATATCATGGGATAACCCTCCAAAGCAGCACCCGCATTACCTTACACTTGATGACATGCAAAGGATGGTTGACAGTAATGCTCCTTTTGCAAGAAAGTTCCCTAGGGAAGATCCGGTGCTTGACAAAATTGATTCTGAACTCCTATTTAGAGGTAAAGGCATGCTTGTTCCAGGTGGGTGGTGCGTTGGAAGTCGGAAGAATGGGACAGATCCTTGCTCTGTTACAGGTAATATCACCGTCCTCAGACCTACTGCAGGGGCAAAGAGGTTGGAGAAGTTGATAGGATCGCTCTTATCGAATGAGAATTTCCGGTCCAACCAGTGCATATAG
- the LOC104242600 gene encoding uncharacterized protein isoform X1: MKLKTKDHKFKLMLTYKSTIEEIHDPHFNMCIFKFKTYEQLSNPQEFDNTELFDVIGEIVSYEDVQSIKQDDSIRMFMNIEIQDYVSNNISATLWGDFVEQIKPHLNGSNDKPVVIVMQLIRAHRYRKQYSERNTWHASKLWINSNLPQVVDFCSRMVFVRGESSQGITQISSHKTHPIADELASGSIEVKTIEDLSDCTGYKLR, translated from the exons ATGAAACTGAAGACCAAAGACCACAAGTTTAAGTTGATGTTAACGTATAAGAGTACTATTGAGGAAATACATGACCCACATTTCAACATGTGTATCTTTAAATTTAAAACCTATGAGCAGCTGTCAAATCCCCAGGAATTTGATAATACTGAGCTATTCG ATGTTATTGGCGAAATTGTGAGCTATGAAGACGTACAATCTATCAAGCAAGATGATAGCATCCGCATGTTCATGAACATTGAGATACAAGATTATGT GAGCAATAACATTTCTGCAACTCTTTGGGGAGACTTTGTCGAACAGATCAAGCCTCATTTGAATGGATCCAATGATAAGCCTGTTGTCATCGTCATGCAATTGATTAGAGCACATCGATATCGAA AACAATATTCGGAGAGGAACACTTGGCACGCGTCGAAACTTTGGATCAATTCAAATCTTCCTCAAGTTGTTGACTTTTGCTCCAG AATGGTTTTTGTGCGTGGAGAAAGCTCACAAGGAATTACTCAAATTTCATCTCACAAAACTCATCCTATTGCTGATGAGCTAGCATCTGGAAGTATTGAAGTTAAAACTATTGAGGATCTGAGTGACT GTACAGGCTACAAGTTAAGGTGA
- the LOC104242600 gene encoding uncharacterized protein isoform X2, whose product MKLKTKDHKFKLMLTYKSTIEEIHDPHFNMCIFKFKTYEQLSNPQEFDNTELFDVIGEIVSYEDVQSIKQDDSIRMFMNIEIQDYVSNNISATLWGDFVEQIKPHLNGSNDKPVVIVMQLIRAHRYRKQYSERNTWHASKLWINSNLPQVVDFCSRMVFVRGESSQGITQISSHKTHPIADELASGSIEVKTIEDLSDCYKLR is encoded by the exons ATGAAACTGAAGACCAAAGACCACAAGTTTAAGTTGATGTTAACGTATAAGAGTACTATTGAGGAAATACATGACCCACATTTCAACATGTGTATCTTTAAATTTAAAACCTATGAGCAGCTGTCAAATCCCCAGGAATTTGATAATACTGAGCTATTCG ATGTTATTGGCGAAATTGTGAGCTATGAAGACGTACAATCTATCAAGCAAGATGATAGCATCCGCATGTTCATGAACATTGAGATACAAGATTATGT GAGCAATAACATTTCTGCAACTCTTTGGGGAGACTTTGTCGAACAGATCAAGCCTCATTTGAATGGATCCAATGATAAGCCTGTTGTCATCGTCATGCAATTGATTAGAGCACATCGATATCGAA AACAATATTCGGAGAGGAACACTTGGCACGCGTCGAAACTTTGGATCAATTCAAATCTTCCTCAAGTTGTTGACTTTTGCTCCAG AATGGTTTTTGTGCGTGGAGAAAGCTCACAAGGAATTACTCAAATTTCATCTCACAAAACTCATCCTATTGCTGATGAGCTAGCATCTGGAAGTATTGAAGTTAAAACTATTGAGGATCTGAGTGACT GCTACAAGTTAAGGTGA